The segment gggctcacaatctgtcagagaccagacaccaattcgttgatcaacgggctcacactatccttagcttgaaaagcttcagagtaagtgtggcaagtttattaggggtgagcatcaatatttatacacagaagtaaacaaagtgattaacagatcataatggtcatgtataatcaatcaagattctacaggataaaacaggttaaaatgtacattcagaaagagataaggggagatggctacttaaggggaggggggggtgtcatgagtagttcgcaggtcagagctttgattaaaagttcagacagagacatcaagtctgggttaagtttaagctcatcaaaagttcagactcaacattcctccatttgtagctttgggataactatttaccaaaagctacaccccattttaaggagccaagggccgcttggcaatttcagcctgggccaactcgaagagagtaaggcccttggctgaagtaggaaaagaataaactgacccacatgagtctatgagggaggggacacactgaatacagcaacacagtattataaggattactatggccccaacaatacccaccaagagtttattaacccacccaaatccaggcagccaattccataaggctccccaccaatcataaggtggctggccagaagagtagttcttagctatttcccttagatgtttggtacgttgaaaagtgtcagagtaggtgtcatttacaaaaacacagcattcttcatttatgagggcgcaagttcctccctgggctgctaacattatgtctaaagccattcggttttgcaaagctaactggcgcagctgggacatttccccggcctgattctcaaatagggtcgcagtttcattggttaaagattctagtagtccctgtagacggatgacaccacccctcaagctaatgagaccagcccaccgctgccacgacaaaccatcacggatattaatatctctgaaggtttcacggatgttacgaacgtggggaaaatgagggggagtgagggagatgcgagaaggcggtgttagccacgctaaataacatgaccctgcccaatcaggggagagaaagtaataagctttgggcccgcacacccagtatgttccatacaatgcgtttcgggtattccatttctcaaagtaggaggtaacccaccacccgttggaccactgttcccctggtaacgcagaggggtcgttgtgcgaactgcagaggcacaatttggtagtggtgttttcaaagggcagtgtagtactgcttgagcagttgtagaaggcaatcgtacgtcccttagcaattagttggacacccttgtgatctgagcagggcttcttaaaagctggctctgaaggcctgcccacccatgaaaaagttggatcggggtgagggatccacatatgggataagtgggatgcgcaaggcttgaagccaagatttttactaaaggcggtgccattaaatacatgttgcatttacttgttcccacaaaagttgaccccttttctttaacaaaacacagtgatcctgtctgattggttaccctgagatatctgttaattggcactcctgttttgtcccatgtaagattgtgttggactggatcttttactctagccagtggcatccaagtcatattagcagtggtcaggggaatgggtgtgaaggggagtccctgttctgcatttactggaaattgagtacatacccagcaattacttctatttcctaaaatacgagttttaacctcgtgggaatatctaataaaagcattatcttcataagcagaaaataaactaaaaaggcataataaaaaacatacagttgtcagaataaaaggtcctctcattttttccgagtcaatttaagtctgatgtctgaaagaggtaagctggtccactggtcggaggcagtgtcctcagtggtggcaagagctgctggtccgtcactgtggtccactacggctggcttgacgtgggagtggtggatccaggatttgcgtcttccaggaacactgcaatctgggttgttaaaagaacctggtggggtccagtaaacctcggctggagggtgtcgccacgaacgaactttttggcccagacgaagtcccctggttggaacgggtggatctgttcttccagcggcacggtctgggaaaactgcgaggctttccaaagagtacggaggcgagcctgtagggagagaaactggcacgcggtcatatgatcccctcccaatagtgaaacatcagcacgtggtagcgccccgcctttgaaaggggggtgtccatagagcagttcaaagggggataatcccaatacacgggttgggcgagtacgaaggtgaaacaggaccaagggaagtacctgaggccactttaatcctgtttcctgacagtatttagccaatgtaaacttaagctccctattcatacgctcaactttcccgctagactgagggtggtagggtgtatgaaaggagtgtgaaatgcccagtccttgttctaaacggccaaggacatgaccagtaaagtgaggtccgcgatctgagtcaagcacgagagggatgccaaaacggggtacaatgtctctaaggagaatcttcgccactgtggcagcagtacaattagcagtaggaaaagcttcgacccaggaagtcagagggcaaaccaaaacaaggaggtgctttttcccaaaagcctttggcatatctgcaaagtcaatttgaagatgttgaaatggagcagcaggcggaggtcttccacccttaatttttttaagaggcggagcaggtccattacgctgacatgtgctgcatgctttcactattgacaggcagtagggttgaatgcctggagcataccaaaagcgagcgatggtgtccacaagggcgtgcgtgccgtagtgaccccccttatcatggtgccagcgaactgccacggggtatgtggagcgagggaggcaggctcggccatccggcataagccaggtccctttgaccagagtggctccgaggctctcccacgactgtagttcagcagcgggtactggtacggggtgcggtggagtaaaggaggaggctgcaatagccaacgtgggcatggctaagggtaagacggcagccgtcttggcggaggcgtcagccagggcattcccacgggtgacggggctatcatctttagtatgggcccagcagtgaactacagccaggaccaAGGGTTCCTGGAGGGcatccaaaagcttgtggatgagggggaggtgctgaatgggtttaccggcagctgtctggaaacctcgaaacttccagaggtggatgtgacaatgcacaactccaaaagcatacttgctatcagtaaaaatggtaacggtcttaccagcggccaactggcaagctcgggccagggcatagagttcggcggcttgggctccccagttgcctggcagtgaggcggcctcttgaatgtcccattcagaggtgactgcataaccggtgaaacgcttgccgtcaacatagaaggagcttcagtccgagaagaggatgcaatcagggttgtccagtggcacgtcaaacaggttgtcccttatctgtaagatgctataaactacttccacacagtcgtgctgatcctggaggactggcaggtcaggaagcaaggtagctggattaaggggcccacacctttcaaaaattaggttagtgtcttccaagagttcggcctctagctgttgctggcgatgggccgaaaagacttgggttgtgcccctacgcagaaggactgacaaggcatgagaggtccaaaccgtggtaaaatgacccagggtcaggctctttgcctttgtgatcagcagggcagctgctgccagagtccgggtgcaggatggggttccctgagcgacagggtcgatctgctgagagtaaaaagcaagcgggaaatggtggggcccgctcagctgggtaaggacgccactagcaattccgcccctctcgtggacaaaaaggtgaaagggtttgctgtaattgggggggcggagagacatggaggaggccacactgtccttgagtaactgaaaggcttggattgtgtccggggaccactgcaaagggtcaggagcaaggttagcagtgagtcggtggagcggcttgcttaactccccgcaggatggtaaccaggggcgacagaagccaattaatcctaagaaacctcgaagttgtttcttggtgtttggcagagggcagttttggatagtctttatgcggactgggtccatttgtctcccctctggggttaacaggaagcccagatatcggaccttctgtgagacccactgaatcttgttagggtctaccttgtggcctctggtgtgtaggtataataaaagtgccttaccatcgatgcggagggcagcttcttcgcggttacctaataggatgtcatctacgtataggactaacgtggatccctgcggactggtgaagccttccaagtcgtggcggaggcattggctgaaaatcgtggggctgtctctgtagccttgaggaagtcgttgccagacataactttgtccctcccaggtgaaaccaaagagatactgagagtctgggtgcacaggaatgctgaaaaaggctgattttaagtcaataacagtgaaccactcagcatcccaggggatttggctgatgatagtagctggatcaggaactactgcatgaagagggaccacatactgattaacaacccgtagatcctgtacaaagcgccaacgaatagggtctccgtcctttttaggaggctttttgacaggcagtataggggtgttacaaggagtgcgctgagggcggactagcttttgtgcaatgaatccctcgataatggggcggatgccctcccgggcttccaacgacagggggtattgagggactgacgggggggttaaggagggcttcacttgaatccttactggctctgctgaaaggagcaggccaacatcagtgtcagaaattccccagagggttaaaggcaagtcagtgaggtcaggggagagaggggggggtttcccaattaccctgagttggggccgaatctcctaacactgtcatcaataatcctaccccttcaggagtgcaggttaaagtagcctcaagcttacagagtaaatcccggcccatcaaagggatcggacaagctggggaaaaaagaaaacggtgagaaaaacatttatcagcataaataacatttagaggcaaagtgagtcccagagactgtgggttgccctccaccccagttgcagttttaacctcagaggatagccagggagagggggcatgatttaaaagagagaaagtagctccagtatcaatgaggaaggagacaggcagtccctggactgaaagggttagacgaggctctttgctgggaggggagaaagtgaggaaggagccggctaaagatattaaggaaataagaccatcacattgtttgccttcgcccccggggtaccgtcattgaggaggctgagtttgctgcagctgctgctgttgcccgtagttgatccaggcctggggaacgggctgagctggtggtgcaggggtgtattcgtccctggtgtaagtatctgcggatgcgactggaccctctgggcgtccccaggggaggggtatgcaacctgctgcatctgcttgatcttttgcctagtaattactcctcccgaggtgtgcccttccatttcccccttatccctctgcagagattccgatctggagtcctgcagattcccctctgcgccctggagagagtccccctacggaggaataggggcaggtgcagtggggaccaactgacgagtcaaaacacgccgtggtttacacccttcatcgaaataacatggagggggttcactctcgggagaatacctgactgccataatttttaaagatttccacagctctgctgctatgtcccaacaaaaccagtaacataactgtcccggatggtctttttcgatctggctccttactcctcttaaggcagcctgttcgaaagagccatacgaaggccacctcatctccgggttggccaataccgcggtatacccagtccaattccttacacacagtgtgtacaactttctcctagacattcctgtctgtactgggagtttcccttcgttccataacttatttacaatccccaacggactctcaagaggcacgctagtcccttgacccatggtgtctgacaggagccctccaactggcgtttaccctgctgtccagtacacgacccctcaatattgaattggctgggagaaatctcccgtggcgcctgccaattcgtatatgagtggtctgaccactggacagaggcaccgcaccagaaggatatcccggacaagcccccaaattgttaggtaaaaaagcaagtcctcactcacctctccagcacccgagttcgtgcggagttggtatgggctcacaatctgtcagagaccagacaccaattcgttgatcaacgggctcacactatccttagcttgaaaagcttcagagtaagtgtggcaagtttattaggggtgagcatcaatatttatacacagaagtaaacaaagtgattaacagatcataatggtcatgtataatcaatcaagattctacaggataaaacaggttaaaatgtacattcagaaagagataaggggagatggctacttaaggggaggggggggtgtcatgagtagttcgcaggtcagagctttgattaaaagttcagacagagacatcaagtctgggttaagtttaagctcatcaaaagttcagactcaacactctggacagcagtgcgagctcggatgctctgaccagccacacaggaaaagccccgggaaaatttgaattggaattccttttcctgtctggccagtttgaatttcatttcctgtctggacatcgtggcgagcacagcagcactggcaacgatgcagagctctccagcagtgatggccgtgcagtctgtgaatagaaagagggccccagcatggactgatcgggaagtcttggatctcatcgctgtgtggggcgatgagtccgtgctttctgagctgcgatccaaaagaaggaatgcaaagatctacgagaagatctctaaagccatggcagagagaggatacagccgggatgcaacgcagtgccgcgtgaaaatcaaggagctgaggcaaggctaccagaagaccaaagaggcaaacggacgctccggatcccatccccagacatcccgtttctacgaggcactgcattccatcctcggtgcggccgccaccactaccccaccagtgaccgtggactctgaggatgggatagtgtccacggccggttcctcggacatgttaggggacggggaagatgaggaaggagatgaggagggcgaggcagtcggcagcgctcacaacactgatttccccgacagccaggatctcttcatcacccttacagagatcccctacgaagcgtccccagccgttaccccggacacagaatctggggaaggatcagccagtaagtgttgtaaacatctaaacatttatttttaacaaaacaggaatattaacaattaaaagaatgggttgttcatgattagtgtgccctaggcgcttaacggtttagtcatgggcagtgcaagttttgaaaaaaaatctagcaatgtccggttttcagtgattgtcctgcacaagccgctctactgtttattccctgctactgcagctacagtaaaatgcggtctatatgtccggggatagagcagtaatcctcctgggacatctcgatgaagctctcctggaggtaatttgaaagccgttgcatgaggttcctggggagagcggccttattgggtcctccgaagtacgacacgttgccgcgccacgagactatcaagtactcgggaatcattgctctgcacagcagggcggcatacggccctggtctttggaggctttcccggagcattctctgtctgtcgctctcagagatcctcatcagggtgatgtcgcccatggtgacctgctttgaattaggtaggggaatgttagtgttgggactgctttcacgttcctttacagaactgtaaccgctggtttgtagccacgcggtggaggcgggagaggggcagcctacagggatcgttcccggggacagccgcgagggggtgggacaggggcagagttcccgcttgccggattgctggcagcaggaactgacattgctttaaatgtgaaatgaggccagtggtaatataaaagttttaaactgccacaagtgtacggcttaccatgtctgcctgcaacagaaattccgttgtcctgccccgcttctcaaatgtgctgtgcaagaccccaggcactgaatgcgaaggccgagaattcgaccttgtgctgagtgcgcatgtgataggtgctgtgcatggtcttgttcacagagaaagactatgttctttgttcacaactacatttatctttctgaggaattcactccctttttcccattcccacagccacatctgcgactgtctcacaacctagcctggaatcacactcccagaggctagcgcggattaggcgtaggaagaagaggacacgggaggacatgttctctgagcttatggcctgttcccaagcccaggcagcacagcagacccagtggcgggagaacttgacccgaatgcaccaagccaacatggatcgggaggagaggtggcggcaggaagaccagcaggcgactcaaacgctgcttggactactgagggagcaaacggacacgctccggcgccttgtggatgttctgcaggaacggaggcaggaggacagagccccgctgcagtccatctctaaccgccctcccccgccaccaagtcccatacccacctcacccaaagtgcaaagaaggagaggcgacagagtccctgctaactctcactccacccttgcagagagctctagtagcagaaggctctcatttcccaaaatttgaaaagttctttccttcccgcctgacacaagcccccgtccaagtttcacctcccaatgccatgtgtagttgataataaaaaatacgtttctgttaactactgtttcgatcatgttcttttggaggaggaggggaaagggggttggtaattggacaggacagtcacctttggcagggtacatagtcggggacaggcacagcagcagggcacatacacagtgcagtgatgcagtgactagttaccctggttagtctgggaggttgttttcatgttatgttggggggggggttgctctgtgactttgtggcgggggagggcagttacagatcttaagcgccggtccttaggcaggatcacagagccacacagcaggggatctgtaaccgtcctccccctgccacaaagtcacatagaccccccatacacacagtcccgatcaggaggggtgacaggctccgttgaaacaaccatcccaccgcagcggagcctgtcaatccttgagtttagaagctgcattcgcgtcactacactacacccgctccgcaccacagtctgcttCCCAggtttaaaaaattcccgcgaaaacagtattaaagaaaacggtgtgctttaacaaagtagaactatttttatttcgaaacgtgtgttggaaggggggtgaagggggtatgtaactggataggatagtcaacattaactgggtaaagaaacgggggcaggtttagcttctcagtacacaaactttaaagtcacaggttaccctgctcactcaggaactttgctttcaaagcctcccggatgcacagcgcttcccgctggtctcttctaatcgcccggctgtctggctgtgagtaatcagcagccaggctattttcctcaacctcccaccccgccataaaggtctcccccttactctcacagagattgtggagcacacagcaagctgctataacaatggggatattggtttcgctgagatcacagcgagtcagtaagcttctccatctccccttgagacggccaaaagcacattccaccaccattctgcacttgctcagccggtagttgaagagttctttttcagtgtccagggcgccagtatagggcttcatgagccagggcattagcgggtaggctgggtccccgaggatgactataggcatctccacatccccaacagttattttgtggtccgggaagtaaataccttgctgcagccgtctaaacagaccagagttcctgaaaacacgagtgtcatgaaccttgcccggccatcctacgttgatgttggtaaaacgtcccctgtggtccaccagtgcttgcagcaccatggaaaagtatccctttcggttaatgtactgggtggcctggtggtccggtgccaggatagggatgtgagttccatctatggccccaccgcagtttgggaatcccatcgctgcgaagccatctatgatcgcctccacgtttcccagggtcac is part of the Chrysemys picta bellii isolate R12L10 chromosome 2, ASM1138683v2, whole genome shotgun sequence genome and harbors:
- the LOC135981384 gene encoding uncharacterized protein LOC135981384, producing MQSSPAVMAVQSVNRKRAPAWTDREVLDLIAVWGDESVLSELRSKRRNAKIYEKISKAMAERGYSRDATQCRVKIKELRQGYQKTKEANGRSGSHPQTSRFYEALHSILGAAATTTPPVTVDSEDGIVSTAGSSDMLGDGEDEEGDEEGEAVGSAHNTDFPDSQDLFITLTEIPYEASPAVTPDTESGEGSATTSATVSQPSLESHSQRLARIRRRKKRTREDMFSELMACSQAQAAQQTQWRENLTRMHQANMDREERWRQEDQQATQTLLGLLREQTDTLRRLVDVLQERRQEDRAPLQSISNRPPPPPSPIPTSPKVQRRRGDRVPANSHSTLAESSSSRRLSFPKI